A portion of the Gossypium arboreum isolate Shixiya-1 chromosome 8, ASM2569848v2, whole genome shotgun sequence genome contains these proteins:
- the LOC108470207 gene encoding anthocyanin synthase-like — translation MVTSVLPRVESLASSGIQSIPKEYIRPQEELTSIGNVFEEEKKEEGPQVPTIDLTEIESEDKEVQERCRQELKKAAMEWGVMHLVNHGISEELMDRVRKVGQKFFELPVEEKEKYANDQSSGNVQGYGSKLANNASGQLEWEDYFFHLIFPEDKRDLSIWPKIPSEYTEVTSEYARQLRALASKILSALSICLGLEEGRLEKEVGGVEELLLQLKINYYPKCPQPELALGVEAHTDISALTFILHNMVPGLQLFYQGKWVTAKCVPNSIIMHIGDTIEILSNGKFKSILHRGLVNKEKVRISWAVFCEPPKDKIILKPLPETVSETEPPLFPPRTFAQHIEHKLFRKTQDNLSN, via the exons ATGGTGACCTCAGTGCTACCTAGAGTAGAAAGCTTGGCAAGCAGTGGGATTCAGTCAATCCCGAAAGAATATATCAGGCCTCAAGAAGAGCTTACAAGCATAGGTAACGTGTTTGAAGAAGAGAAAAAAGAGGAAGGGCCTCAGGTTCCGACCATCGATTTGACAGAAATCGAGTCGGAGGACAAAGAGGTCCAGGAGAGATGTCGGCAGGAGCTGAAAAAAGCTGCCATGGAATGGGGTGTGATGCACCTTGTTAACCATGGCATCTCCGAGGAGCTCATGGATCGTGTTAGGAAAGTTGGGCAGAAATTCTTTGAACTCCCTGTGGAGGAGAAAGAGAAGTATGCCAACGACCAGAGCTCTGGGAATGTTCAGGGCTATGGTAGCAAGCTTGCTAATAATGCTAGTGGGCAGCTTGAGTGGGAGGACTACTTCTTCCATCTAATTTTTCCTGAGGATAAGAGAGACTTGTCAATTTGGCCTAAAATCCCCAGCGAGTACAC TGAAGTTACAAGTGAGTATGCAAGGCAACTGCGAGCCCTAGCGAGCAAAATACTTTCAGCACTATCAATTTGCTTGGGATTAGAAGAAGGAAGGCTAGAGAAGGAAGTTGGTGGCGTGGAAGAGCTTCTTCTTCAATTGAAAATCAATTACTACCCCAAGTGTCCACAACCAGAACTCGCTCTCGGTGTCGAAGCTCACACCGATATAAGTGCACTCACTTTCATTCTCCACAACATGGTTCCTGGCCTCCAACTCTTTTACCAGGGCAAGTGGGTGACCGCTAAATGTGTTCCTAACTCCATCATCATGCACATTGGAGACACCATCGAGATCCTCAGTAATGGAAAGTTCAAGAGCATTCTCCACAGGGGTCTGGTTAATAAGGAGAAGGTTAGGATCTCGTGGGCAGTTTTCTGTGAGCCACCAAAGGATAAGATCATCCTTAAGCCACTCCCGGAGACTGTCTCCGAGACCGAACCTCCACTGTTCCCTCCTCGTACCTTTGCTCAGCATATCGAGCATAAGCTGTTCAGGAAGACCCAGGATAATCTGTCCAACTGA